A window of the Bacteroidota bacterium genome harbors these coding sequences:
- a CDS encoding DNA translocase FtsK 4TM domain-containing protein, whose protein sequence is MADEFTATDSPYIRISRSGSITQVASAERQAAERQTPVRPGATTDRGFPPDDRTPTDDGDLVTLRGVRPMPKRLSEEVREMEEARRQQDVEPDEPAPKTRAKSSKPRRKKSDAASDRSGADQLPLPLKTPREKTDSMVKQRQVLGLACIVAAVLVLIAIVSYSSNDAAISETKISDLPALFVPAASDAPDPVRDQIRANADLVHNKLGLVGAMLANFLINKTIGFAAILYPIFFGAWSLAFFRFTYRQRRRLTLATTFFLISGVLFSATMGTAANFANIPREWFGSVGQFLGLAFTRTIGGTGAFIIYATAFTVMLIFSIDLDIEKTARRLHGWWTAIVMFTRRKLIEFWDKREARQLERSERRAEEEAAEAELESDAPDESAPLPVAPTIAASLVAEPTPVAARGKLPDSPVVIPEASARSQSATEDSATPVSSESQVSQSFSTPTVAMPVTAAPVAAMPVPPIPPRPQFTPGQPLLKVRPAPKPVENGAPIPRLTRNGQDKLGVKSVHFSRLTNGAVPVEEELPQPPESSPAIVPTPTPLPATQGPVLSAAQAAAVEESSNVDSSEQVISPFTAPPKQKGLKSEAAVLLGDEKTLSNESLPHSVIDDKGLPVLPLDTAPAIVAGAIVPGKSEDLFFEEGKKPVVPENPYLELLTKFRNPPIDILTPADPRDILDAHDEELAKKGLLLRDKLATFGVEIENITVTPGPVVTLYEFTPAEGVKVSRVENLTDDIALAMKARGIRIIAPIPGKGTIGVEIPNDVAKIVRIREMFESESFKKTKMNLPVALGKTISGDVYVDDLNRMPHLLIAGATGSGKSVGVNGIIASLLYAKAPRDVKFVIIDPKKIELSLYKKLRKHYLIVSPEAGEDIVTTPAYAVLALKAVEIEMERRYDKLAKAAVRSLADYNIKVAQGRLRSTQEEQHYHLPYIVVVIDELADLMITAAREIEEPICRIAQMARAVGIHLILATQRPSVDVITGVIKANFPARMAFQVATRVDSRTILDGMGAEQLLGNGDMLYQPSGTPKPIRLQSPFISTEEVEAIIDAIAVQEGDKLSYSRPWTLPSLRTKEDGSSRYDDEEDSRDELFEEAAKTIVRHQQGSVSLLQRRLKVGYSRAARIVDELEQAGIVGPFDGSKAREVLCESEAELEVVLDGLR, encoded by the coding sequence ATGGCCGACGAATTCACTGCCACCGATAGTCCGTACATTCGAATTTCTCGCAGCGGCTCGATCACGCAGGTCGCGTCCGCCGAACGGCAAGCAGCCGAGCGGCAGACCCCCGTGCGGCCTGGCGCGACAACCGATCGCGGCTTCCCGCCGGATGATCGAACGCCAACGGATGATGGCGATCTTGTGACACTTCGGGGTGTCCGGCCTATGCCAAAGCGGCTCTCCGAAGAAGTCCGTGAGATGGAAGAGGCGCGCAGACAGCAGGACGTCGAACCAGACGAGCCAGCACCCAAGACACGTGCAAAGTCTTCCAAGCCGCGGAGGAAGAAGTCCGATGCAGCCAGCGATCGATCGGGAGCCGACCAACTTCCGTTGCCCTTGAAAACGCCACGCGAGAAGACCGATTCCATGGTCAAGCAGCGGCAGGTTCTCGGACTGGCCTGTATTGTGGCTGCCGTGCTGGTGCTGATCGCGATCGTAAGTTATTCCAGCAACGACGCGGCCATATCCGAAACGAAGATCAGTGACTTACCGGCGTTGTTTGTACCGGCCGCAAGCGATGCGCCCGATCCGGTACGCGATCAGATCCGTGCGAATGCCGATCTCGTCCATAATAAGCTTGGACTCGTCGGCGCGATGCTCGCAAACTTCCTGATCAACAAGACGATCGGATTTGCCGCAATCCTCTATCCTATCTTTTTCGGCGCGTGGTCGCTCGCGTTTTTTCGGTTCACGTACCGGCAGCGGCGGCGGCTGACACTTGCAACCACCTTCTTTCTCATTAGCGGCGTGCTCTTCAGCGCGACGATGGGCACGGCCGCGAACTTTGCCAATATTCCTCGTGAGTGGTTTGGCTCGGTCGGCCAATTTTTAGGACTTGCGTTCACGCGTACCATCGGGGGCACGGGCGCATTTATTATTTATGCGACCGCATTCACGGTGATGCTCATTTTTTCGATTGATCTCGACATCGAAAAGACGGCCCGGCGCCTGCATGGATGGTGGACGGCAATCGTGATGTTCACGCGTCGCAAGCTGATCGAGTTTTGGGACAAACGCGAAGCACGGCAACTGGAGCGTTCCGAACGTCGGGCGGAAGAAGAAGCGGCTGAGGCTGAGTTGGAATCTGATGCGCCGGACGAAAGCGCGCCATTGCCAGTCGCACCCACGATTGCTGCATCACTTGTTGCAGAACCAACCCCGGTTGCCGCGCGGGGGAAGCTACCCGATAGCCCGGTCGTGATTCCGGAAGCATCGGCTCGATCACAGAGCGCTACTGAGGATTCTGCGACTCCGGTTAGTTCTGAATCTCAGGTTAGTCAGAGCTTCAGCACGCCAACTGTGGCGATGCCTGTCACAGCGGCGCCGGTTGCTGCGATGCCCGTTCCCCCGATTCCTCCACGCCCTCAGTTTACGCCTGGCCAGCCGTTGCTGAAGGTCCGGCCCGCGCCAAAGCCGGTTGAGAACGGCGCGCCCATTCCACGACTCACCCGCAACGGTCAGGACAAACTTGGTGTCAAGTCAGTGCATTTCAGCCGCCTGACAAATGGTGCTGTACCAGTCGAGGAAGAACTTCCTCAGCCACCGGAATCAAGTCCTGCGATTGTACCAACACCAACACCACTACCAGCAACACAAGGGCCTGTGCTTTCGGCCGCGCAAGCAGCGGCAGTCGAGGAGTCAAGCAATGTCGATTCTTCGGAGCAAGTTATTTCACCATTCACAGCACCACCAAAGCAGAAGGGATTGAAGTCGGAAGCGGCGGTCTTGCTCGGTGATGAGAAGACACTTTCCAATGAGTCGTTGCCACACTCGGTGATCGATGATAAGGGATTGCCGGTACTTCCACTCGATACGGCGCCAGCAATTGTGGCTGGGGCAATCGTGCCTGGCAAATCGGAAGATCTTTTCTTCGAAGAAGGGAAGAAGCCCGTCGTGCCAGAAAATCCATATCTGGAGTTGCTCACAAAATTCCGGAATCCGCCGATCGATATTCTTACGCCGGCAGATCCGCGAGATATTTTGGATGCACACGATGAAGAGCTGGCGAAGAAGGGACTTCTTCTGCGCGATAAGCTCGCGACCTTTGGCGTCGAGATTGAGAATATCACGGTCACGCCGGGTCCTGTGGTTACGCTGTACGAATTTACTCCGGCCGAAGGCGTAAAGGTTTCGCGCGTTGAGAATTTGACGGATGATATCGCGCTTGCAATGAAGGCGCGCGGCATTCGTATCATCGCGCCGATTCCGGGCAAGGGCACCATCGGTGTTGAGATTCCGAACGATGTCGCGAAGATCGTCCGCATTCGCGAGATGTTCGAGAGCGAGAGCTTCAAGAAGACGAAGATGAACCTGCCGGTCGCCTTGGGCAAGACGATCTCAGGTGATGTCTATGTCGATGATCTAAACCGGATGCCGCATTTGCTTATTGCCGGTGCGACGGGTTCAGGAAAATCCGTCGGAGTCAACGGCATCATCGCGAGTCTGCTCTATGCGAAAGCTCCGCGCGATGTGAAGTTCGTTATTATCGATCCGAAGAAGATCGAACTGTCACTCTATAAGAAGCTTCGCAAACACTATCTGATCGTTTCGCCGGAAGCGGGCGAAGATATTGTGACGACTCCGGCGTATGCAGTGCTCGCACTCAAAGCGGTCGAGATTGAAATGGAACGGCGCTACGACAAGCTTGCCAAGGCCGCCGTCCGCTCACTGGCCGATTACAACATTAAGGTCGCGCAAGGCCGATTGCGCTCCACACAGGAAGAGCAACACTATCACTTGCCATATATCGTCGTTGTCATCGACGAGTTAGCCGATCTTATGATTACCGCCGCGCGCGAGATCGAAGAGCCGATTTGTCGTATTGCACAAATGGCGCGCGCCGTTGGCATTCATCTGATTCTCGCGACGCAACGGCCATCGGTGGATGTCATCACTGGAGTTATCAAGGCAAATTTCCCAGCGCGTATGGCCTTCCAGGTCGCGACGCGCGTCGATTCGCGCACCATTCTCGATGGCATGGGCGCCGAGCAATTGCTCGGCAATGGTGACATGCTCTATCAGCCCAGTGGCACACCGAAGCCGATCCGGTTGCAGTCACCGTTTATCTCGACAGAAGAAGTCGAGGCGATCATCGACGCTATTGCGGTGCAGGAGGGCGACAAACTCAGTTACTCACGTCCGTGGACACTCCCATCTCTTCGCACGAAGGAAGATGGTAGCAGCCGTTACGATGATGAAGAGGACTCGCGCGACGAACTGTTTGAAGAGGCTGCGAAGACGATCGTTCGGCACCAGCAGGGAAGCGTATCGCTCCTTCAGAGGCGACTCAAGGTAGGTTACTCCCGCGCTGCGCGCATCGTCGATGAACTTGAGCAAGCTGGCATCGTCGGACCATTCGATGGTTCAAAAGCACGGGAAGTGCTATGCGAATCAGAAGCAGAACTCGAGGTCGTCTTAGACGGATTGCGATAA
- a CDS encoding M3 family metallopeptidase yields the protein MSEVASALQSLTKQFLGHHTLSNDLFWETKMRLGSDPDKSQEQLTMADLAFQQFSEDPAWLRMLADLEAQTMDSRERNLVQSWQRMFRSSVIEDAAARAFSETLLKLEHEFQAKNAKYEWGYTDPKSGEFVRATSNELPTILTISDDEPTRKAAYHALLTYEQFVLDNGFLDIIRARNRMARMLDYEDFYEMQVQRSEGLSKQRIFELLEDFELKTRDAASRSVAALVRSHGESAREPWNFSHFRRGDLSKERDPYLPFESALERWVRSFSALGIRFRNAQLTLDLIDRHGKYENGFMHAPVPSFFDGQAWNAARINFCSHATPNQVGAGERGLQVLFHEGGHAAHYSNVTQPSPVFSMYPAPHSYPETQSMFLDRILHDADWLTRYAKSLSGETMPLDLIERGIRMEQPFEAVVIRRIPMVSYFEKAMYEMPEAELTRENILKLARDTEQRLMLINAGTMPMLSITHPLDTPAYTHGYLLAEMAVHQTREYFLSKYGYIVDNPKVGPELAKAYWEPGNAKAFFDMVNDLTGGPFSAEALIREVTRSVEDTIAKAKQDVEWLPTIPEFTGEPNLDAHVRVMHGTETICEFENGTFDGANDKFKMWIRKNYPRETKK from the coding sequence ATGTCAGAAGTTGCCAGCGCCTTACAGAGTCTTACAAAGCAGTTTCTGGGTCACCATACGCTCTCGAACGATCTGTTTTGGGAGACCAAAATGCGATTGGGCTCGGATCCCGATAAGAGTCAGGAACAACTGACCATGGCTGACCTTGCCTTTCAGCAGTTCTCCGAAGATCCGGCCTGGCTGAGAATGCTCGCCGATCTCGAAGCTCAGACAATGGATTCTCGCGAGCGGAACCTCGTCCAGTCCTGGCAACGGATGTTCCGAAGCTCTGTGATCGAGGATGCTGCGGCACGCGCGTTTTCGGAAACCTTGCTGAAGTTGGAGCACGAATTTCAAGCGAAAAACGCGAAGTACGAATGGGGATATACCGACCCGAAAAGTGGTGAATTCGTCCGTGCCACGTCGAATGAGCTTCCGACGATCCTGACAATCTCGGATGATGAGCCGACGCGAAAGGCGGCCTACCACGCCTTGTTGACTTATGAGCAGTTCGTGCTCGATAATGGCTTTCTCGATATTATCCGTGCCCGCAATAGGATGGCGCGAATGCTGGACTATGAAGATTTCTATGAGATGCAAGTGCAGCGTTCCGAAGGGCTTTCCAAGCAGAGGATTTTCGAGTTGTTGGAAGACTTTGAACTGAAGACGCGAGATGCGGCCTCGAGATCGGTCGCAGCACTCGTTCGCTCGCATGGTGAAAGTGCGCGAGAGCCATGGAATTTCTCCCACTTCCGCAGAGGCGATCTTTCGAAAGAACGCGACCCCTATCTGCCGTTCGAATCCGCATTGGAGCGATGGGTGCGGTCCTTTTCGGCGCTCGGCATTCGTTTCCGGAACGCGCAGCTCACGCTCGATCTCATCGATCGGCACGGTAAGTACGAGAATGGCTTCATGCATGCGCCCGTCCCGAGCTTTTTCGATGGCCAGGCATGGAATGCCGCGCGCATCAATTTTTGCTCGCACGCAACACCCAATCAAGTTGGTGCTGGCGAGCGCGGACTCCAGGTGTTGTTCCATGAAGGTGGTCATGCGGCGCACTACTCGAATGTGACGCAGCCATCGCCGGTCTTCTCGATGTACCCCGCTCCGCACTCCTATCCGGAGACGCAGTCGATGTTTCTCGACCGTATTCTTCATGATGCCGACTGGCTGACGCGATATGCCAAGTCGCTGAGCGGTGAAACGATGCCATTGGATTTGATCGAGCGGGGCATTCGAATGGAACAGCCGTTCGAAGCTGTCGTTATCCGTCGCATTCCGATGGTGAGCTATTTCGAGAAGGCGATGTACGAAATGCCGGAAGCGGAACTGACACGCGAGAACATCCTGAAACTTGCCCGCGATACCGAACAGCGGCTGATGTTGATCAATGCGGGCACAATGCCCATGCTTTCAATAACCCACCCGCTCGATACTCCGGCCTATACGCATGGGTATTTGCTCGCAGAGATGGCGGTGCATCAGACCCGCGAGTACTTTCTTTCGAAGTACGGCTACATTGTCGATAATCCCAAGGTTGGGCCGGAACTCGCGAAGGCCTACTGGGAGCCGGGGAACGCGAAAGCGTTCTTTGATATGGTAAACGACTTGACGGGCGGGCCGTTCTCGGCCGAAGCGCTCATACGCGAGGTGACAAGATCGGTGGAGGACACCATTGCGAAAGCAAAACAAGATGTCGAGTGGCTGCCTACGATTCCGGAATTCACCGGCGAGCCCAATCTCGACGCGCACGTCCGCGTGATGCATGGCACCGAAACAATTTGCGAGTTCGAGAATGGCACATTCGACGGCGCGAATGACAAATTCAAGATGTGGATCCGAAAGAATTATCCAAGAGAAACCAAAAAATGA
- the clpX gene encoding ATP-dependent Clp protease ATP-binding subunit ClpX, giving the protein MTEKHNSGDDERPAFCSFCGRSSSEVLTLISAPFEGAFICDICTSNHVELLRAHLPQYTKKKASRKMQLATFTPRSIEKALSEFVIEQDRAKRTLAVAVYNHYKRIESETLIGVEGFEDTEIEKSNILLLGPTGTGKTLLAQTLARILDVPFAIADATTLTEAGYVGDDVESILSALLQAADFDQAKAERGIVYLDEVDKIARKQDSASITRDVSGEGVQQGLLKLLEGTIAGVPPKGGRKHPEQPLVHINTKHILFICGGAFDGLEKIILRRIHKYPIGFGAKIPSRIDEKAVDLLQFVQSEDLLKFGFIPELIGRLPVLAPLNGLSRDAMFRVLTEPRNALVKQYRKLFAMEGVELEFDRPALEAIIDRAMERGSGARSLRSIMEACLMDIMFHLPENDRVEKVVITRETVEGGAALYINAERKAA; this is encoded by the coding sequence ATGACAGAGAAGCACAACAGTGGAGATGATGAGCGTCCAGCATTTTGTTCGTTCTGCGGACGTTCGTCCTCGGAGGTACTAACGCTCATAAGCGCGCCATTCGAAGGTGCATTTATTTGTGACATCTGCACCTCGAACCACGTCGAGCTGCTGCGCGCGCATCTGCCGCAATACACGAAGAAGAAGGCATCGCGCAAGATGCAGCTCGCGACATTCACTCCGCGATCGATCGAAAAAGCTCTTTCGGAATTTGTCATCGAGCAGGACCGTGCGAAGCGGACCCTGGCCGTCGCTGTATACAACCACTATAAGCGGATCGAATCCGAGACTCTGATCGGCGTCGAGGGATTTGAAGATACCGAGATCGAAAAGTCGAACATCTTGCTGCTCGGTCCGACCGGCACCGGCAAGACGCTGCTCGCACAAACGCTTGCGCGCATTCTGGACGTGCCGTTCGCCATTGCGGATGCGACGACGCTGACCGAAGCAGGATACGTCGGTGATGATGTCGAATCCATTTTGAGCGCGCTCCTGCAGGCAGCGGATTTCGATCAGGCGAAGGCCGAGCGCGGCATTGTTTATTTGGATGAAGTGGATAAGATTGCGCGCAAGCAAGACTCGGCATCCATCACGCGCGATGTCTCCGGCGAAGGCGTGCAGCAAGGATTGCTGAAGCTGCTCGAAGGGACAATCGCCGGCGTGCCGCCCAAGGGTGGGCGCAAACATCCCGAGCAGCCGCTCGTGCATATCAATACCAAGCACATTCTCTTTATCTGTGGTGGCGCGTTCGATGGATTGGAGAAGATCATTCTCCGGCGCATACACAAGTATCCAATTGGGTTCGGCGCGAAGATCCCGTCGCGCATCGACGAGAAGGCTGTCGATCTCCTGCAGTTCGTCCAGTCTGAGGACTTGCTCAAGTTTGGCTTTATTCCGGAGCTGATCGGACGCTTGCCAGTACTCGCACCGCTGAATGGTCTCTCGCGCGATGCCATGTTCCGCGTGCTCACCGAGCCGCGCAATGCGCTCGTCAAGCAATACCGCAAGCTCTTCGCGATGGAAGGCGTCGAGCTCGAGTTCGATCGTCCGGCGCTGGAGGCGATCATCGACCGCGCCATGGAGCGCGGTAGCGGCGCGCGCTCCTTGCGCTCCATCATGGAGGCTTGCCTCATGGATATCATGTTCCACTTGCCCGAGAACGATCGCGTCGAGAAGGTCGTGATCACTCGCGAGACCGTCGAGGGCGGCGCAGCACTCTATATCAACGCGGAGCGCAAGGCGGCGTAG
- a CDS encoding ankyrin repeat domain-containing protein, which translates to MQVLSYLITSCLIFSACNGVKNARDSTENRNLLGDSPLHLAVSDGNLSAIKHLVESGADPNLKDSVGFTPFYDAVIYYEGNSNRQLQAAADLSLWQDSSGNARHAKFMEIIIYLLYHGASPNVPDKWGGTPHFDAAKFCDSAMITLLVKHGAIKNVKNMKAETPLDVAKSHGCSDGVRALLE; encoded by the coding sequence ATGCAGGTCCTATCTTATTTGATAACGTCATGTCTCATTTTCTCGGCATGCAATGGAGTCAAAAATGCACGCGATTCGACTGAGAATCGCAACTTATTGGGCGATTCACCTCTCCATCTCGCCGTCAGCGATGGAAATCTAAGTGCAATCAAACATCTTGTTGAAAGTGGGGCGGACCCAAATTTGAAGGACAGCGTGGGCTTTACGCCGTTTTACGACGCTGTAATCTACTACGAAGGCAATTCAAACCGCCAACTTCAGGCGGCTGCTGATTTATCGCTTTGGCAAGATTCTTCTGGCAATGCTAGACATGCGAAGTTCATGGAGATTATTATCTATCTGCTGTATCATGGAGCCTCACCGAACGTGCCGGATAAATGGGGCGGAACCCCGCATTTCGATGCTGCGAAGTTCTGCGATTCAGCGATGATCACTCTTTTGGTTAAGCATGGAGCAATCAAGAATGTGAAAAACATGAAAGCAGAAACCCCACTCGATGTTGCAAAATCTCATGGTTGCAGCGATGGCGTGAGGGCATTGCTCGAATAG
- a CDS encoding outer membrane beta-barrel protein, translating to MIFRHYAVIAVLLVIAPYASRAQWGVEAGVGYDIQGGTFTAPCACPYSDGSGYAVRGAVSYDVISLFGLSIGVMPGVDYKQFESAHTWTNPNDPSFSIRDSANISQTYITFEPYVRYTIPVVGVFVQAAPSAAYMVSSHFYQRKYNATIDSVWQNGPLENSANMRYSAHISAGYDFALLGLQVAPSITADLPLSQIYSVDAKNVASSYWGITTIYGSLAVRF from the coding sequence ATGATATTTAGACATTATGCGGTGATTGCGGTACTCCTCGTCATTGCTCCATACGCTTCTCGTGCCCAGTGGGGCGTCGAAGCCGGTGTCGGCTATGATATTCAGGGCGGTACGTTCACCGCTCCATGCGCGTGTCCTTATTCCGATGGTTCCGGTTACGCCGTGCGGGGTGCTGTTTCGTATGATGTGATTTCGCTATTCGGACTTTCGATCGGCGTCATGCCTGGTGTCGATTATAAGCAATTTGAATCCGCTCATACCTGGACGAATCCGAATGATCCGTCATTTTCCATTCGCGACAGCGCGAATATCAGTCAGACTTACATTACGTTCGAGCCGTATGTGAGGTATACAATCCCCGTTGTCGGGGTGTTTGTTCAGGCTGCTCCTTCTGCAGCCTATATGGTTTCGAGCCATTTTTATCAACGGAAGTACAACGCTACTATTGATTCAGTCTGGCAAAATGGTCCTTTAGAGAATTCCGCGAACATGAGATACTCGGCTCATATTTCGGCGGGATATGACTTTGCATTGCTTGGACTGCAGGTTGCACCGAGTATCACGGCCGATCTCCCGCTTTCGCAGATCTACTCCGTGGATGCCAAAAACGTGGCGAGTTCATATTGGGGCATTACCACAATCTATGGTTCACTGGCAGTGCGGTTTTGA
- a CDS encoding PEGA domain-containing protein: MKIKLSVLVLMSALAFNSCSTIVNGSKQEVNVRATPEQAKIYIDGELAGTGSATTKLTRGKEHVIEVKLDNYRTAKVTTDKSITGWFWGNLICGGIPGGAVDLITGSAYDVDPDHINVTLERGTGMLEVPVNENFGHLTVNSPEGERLASIDINWQ, translated from the coding sequence ATGAAAATCAAATTGTCCGTCTTAGTCTTGATGTCGGCACTCGCTTTCAACTCGTGCTCGACGATTGTCAATGGGAGCAAGCAAGAGGTAAATGTTCGCGCGACGCCTGAGCAAGCCAAAATCTATATTGATGGTGAACTTGCCGGCACAGGTTCGGCCACGACAAAACTTACGCGCGGCAAGGAACATGTCATTGAAGTCAAGCTCGATAACTATCGTACGGCGAAGGTGACTACCGATAAGAGTATCACCGGGTGGTTCTGGGGCAACTTGATTTGCGGCGGGATTCCGGGTGGTGCCGTTGATTTAATCACGGGCTCTGCGTACGATGTCGATCCCGACCACATTAACGTAACGCTCGAGCGTGGAACGGGAATGCTGGAAGTGCCGGTCAACGAGAATTTCGGTCACCTGACGGTGAATTCTCCAGAGGGTGAGCGCCTCGCGTCGATCGACATCAACTGGCAGTAA
- the yidD gene encoding membrane protein insertion efficiency factor YidD, producing MFNPNPKPGLRPVFFILILLASGAARGQNQNRSDQSYLSSTAELALDFYQHVLSPIRQPTSKCQFEPSCSQFAREAVAQYGPFVGTMLAADRLMRCGTHASRSDYPYDGQLFYDPPEKNYVFGQGGMWKLGLNAHNRSIPRLTDTAVLIPLRFAYSLYFEQEFDFSIIELKRLQSNSENSTLSNYANALVAIDYLRQQSLKKARAAIDQVIPNTLDSVRQRNAFLVDYLIADAEDLDAWNAGRCRDASHKSQMYSNLAAYALTKEEQYDSAAAAVPSSTDYVMSVRNSGHKSPTLAGIMGAVLPGSGYVYAGRFGEGISALTFNGLLGWGIYSLFKNHNTGSGILVSSIALPFYLGNIVGSYNAAAAENARSQAIALGSLRHALQLDFYFSTDFLDRCWK from the coding sequence ATGTTCAATCCGAATCCCAAGCCCGGCTTGCGCCCGGTCTTCTTCATTCTAATTCTTCTTGCCTCGGGTGCTGCGAGAGGACAGAATCAGAACCGGAGTGATCAATCCTATCTTTCCTCGACGGCCGAACTGGCGCTTGACTTTTACCAGCACGTTCTCTCGCCGATCCGTCAACCCACGAGTAAATGTCAGTTCGAGCCAAGTTGCTCGCAATTTGCCAGGGAAGCAGTGGCGCAATACGGACCATTCGTCGGGACGATGCTCGCGGCCGACCGCCTAATGCGCTGTGGCACCCATGCCAGCCGAAGTGATTATCCTTATGATGGTCAGCTCTTCTACGATCCGCCGGAAAAGAATTACGTCTTTGGTCAGGGTGGAATGTGGAAACTCGGACTCAATGCGCACAACCGGTCCATTCCGCGATTGACCGATACTGCAGTGCTAATACCTCTTCGATTTGCTTATTCCTTATACTTCGAGCAAGAGTTTGATTTCTCGATCATCGAACTCAAGCGATTGCAGTCAAACTCCGAAAATAGTACACTCTCGAACTATGCGAATGCCCTGGTTGCAATCGATTATTTGCGACAACAATCTCTCAAGAAAGCTCGAGCGGCTATCGATCAGGTAATTCCCAACACCCTTGATTCCGTCCGACAGCGCAATGCGTTCCTTGTGGATTATCTCATTGCAGATGCAGAAGATCTCGACGCCTGGAATGCCGGCCGTTGTCGAGATGCTTCACACAAATCTCAGATGTATTCGAACCTTGCGGCGTATGCGTTGACAAAAGAGGAGCAGTATGATAGTGCTGCTGCAGCTGTTCCGTCTTCGACCGATTATGTTATGAGCGTTCGGAACAGCGGCCATAAATCGCCAACGCTGGCTGGTATTATGGGGGCTGTTCTGCCAGGATCGGGATACGTCTATGCGGGACGATTCGGCGAAGGCATTTCCGCACTGACCTTTAACGGTCTGCTCGGATGGGGAATTTACTCGCTGTTTAAAAACCATAATACTGGATCCGGTATTCTGGTGAGTTCGATCGCACTTCCATTCTATTTGGGAAATATCGTCGGCTCATACAATGCGGCTGCTGCGGAAAATGCACGATCCCAAGCGATTGCGCTCGGCTCACTGCGCCATGCACTGCAATTGGATTTTTACTTTTCCACCGATTTTCTCGATCGTTGCTGGAAATAA